A single genomic interval of Celeribacter indicus harbors:
- a CDS encoding serine O-acetyltransferase has product MTHPGATGPGAAGRSTTGRDAVTPLAHRHMPRLIAAPGCLTAQRAGLALLICGLPLRAEPGPRTELRLTGPFKDTTVRRDPQSILALLDELCPGILFSADPDRRAGQQRLICQTMTADVRLREVTHATNHRDLDIAIHLLRDTMLRIERWFDAPPAVPAPDAVVAVVAPLIWRMTLLDRHHRTHLCLGLEGIMSQAAQVSRLPGAETLLGEEAARRFLARLPAGAVISLPEDKRPDWAQALGPVAVPQLRHITPRRKTTILTTPIRHADIPSPPGPEAAGDDPLDAIAEKLRLIRITSQQRRYPGRATPRLPSRLSVIRLLSHVVGALYPRHYGPPGLDVQSADDFVAQRLRAIRHRLAGQLELEWLLHPEAGQPDCRRRARAAADAFLAGLPQIRDLHDTDINAAFLGDPSARSLDEIVLCFPGIAAILRHRIAHSLYGLGAPMLARIMAEHSHSQSGIDIHPGAKIGPACFIDHGTGVVIGETAVIGRNVRIYQQVTLGAKRFESDGEGGLVKGQPRHPVVGDDVVIYAGATILGRIEIGKGAIIGGGVWLTDPVPPGAVVTQAMPSLDGTAS; this is encoded by the coding sequence ATGACCCATCCGGGTGCGACGGGTCCGGGTGCGGCGGGCAGGTCCACCACCGGCCGCGATGCCGTCACGCCGCTCGCGCACCGGCACATGCCGCGCCTGATCGCCGCCCCCGGCTGCCTGACGGCGCAGCGCGCGGGTCTCGCCCTGCTGATTTGCGGCCTGCCCCTCCGCGCCGAACCCGGCCCGCGCACCGAATTGCGGCTCACCGGCCCCTTCAAGGACACCACCGTCCGCCGCGATCCCCAGAGCATTCTCGCCCTGCTGGACGAGCTTTGTCCCGGCATCCTGTTTTCCGCCGACCCGGACCGGCGCGCCGGCCAGCAAAGGCTGATCTGCCAGACGATGACCGCCGATGTCCGGCTGCGCGAGGTGACGCATGCCACCAATCACCGCGACCTGGACATCGCCATCCACCTGCTGCGCGACACGATGCTGCGGATCGAACGGTGGTTCGATGCGCCGCCGGCAGTCCCGGCGCCGGACGCGGTGGTCGCGGTGGTCGCGCCGCTGATCTGGCGCATGACCCTGCTCGACCGCCACCACCGCACGCATCTCTGTCTGGGGCTGGAAGGGATCATGAGCCAGGCGGCGCAGGTCTCGCGCCTGCCGGGCGCGGAGACCCTGCTCGGGGAGGAAGCCGCGCGCCGCTTCCTTGCCCGGCTGCCCGCCGGCGCCGTGATCAGCCTGCCCGAGGACAAGCGCCCGGACTGGGCGCAGGCGCTCGGTCCCGTGGCGGTGCCGCAGCTCCGTCACATCACCCCACGACGAAAGACCACGATCCTGACGACTCCCATCAGACATGCCGACATCCCGTCCCCGCCCGGCCCCGAGGCCGCCGGAGACGATCCTCTGGACGCCATCGCCGAAAAGCTGCGGCTGATCCGCATCACCTCGCAGCAACGCCGCTATCCCGGCCGGGCGACCCCGCGCCTGCCCTCCCGCCTCTCGGTGATCCGGCTGCTGTCGCATGTCGTCGGCGCGCTCTACCCGCGCCACTACGGCCCGCCGGGGCTGGACGTGCAGTCGGCGGACGACTTCGTCGCGCAGAGGCTGCGTGCGATCCGCCACCGCCTTGCCGGTCAGCTGGAGCTCGAATGGCTGCTGCATCCCGAGGCGGGCCAGCCGGACTGCCGCCGCCGGGCCCGCGCCGCCGCCGACGCCTTCCTCGCGGGGCTGCCGCAGATCCGCGACCTGCACGACACGGACATCAATGCCGCCTTCCTGGGCGACCCCTCCGCCAGAAGCCTCGATGAGATCGTCCTGTGCTTTCCCGGCATCGCCGCCATCCTGCGCCATCGCATCGCCCACAGCCTCTATGGCCTGGGCGCGCCGATGCTGGCGCGGATCATGGCCGAGCATTCCCATTCGCAATCCGGCATCGACATCCATCCCGGCGCAAAGATCGGTCCGGCCTGCTTCATCGACCACGGCACCGGCGTGGTGATCGGGGAAACCGCCGTGATCGGCCGCAACGTGCGGATCTATCAGCAGGTCACGCTGGGAGCGAAACGGTTCGAGAGCGACGGCGAGGGCGGGCTGGTCAAAGGGCAGCCCCGGCATCCGGTGGTCGGAGACGACGTGGTGATCTATGCCGGCGCCACGATTCTGGGCCGGATCGAGATCGGCAAGGGTGCGATCATCGGCGGCGGCGTCTGGCTGACCGATCCGGTTCCGCCCGGCGCCGTCGTCACCCAGGCGATGCCGAGCCTCGACGGCACCGCGAGCTGA